One Mycobacterium paraseoulense genomic window, GAGGTATCAATCACGGCGGCGCTCTGGCACAACGCGGTGAAGCGACAAATCATGACACAGGGCGCCTTTGAGGTTTGCGGCCGCGACGACGCGTAGCGCAGGAATTCCTCGTCCGCTATGAGCCTTGGCGGATTCACGACGGCGCTGCAGGAGGTATCCACAGCATGACGACGAACTGGGTCCCCGCCCAGACTTCGTGTGGCCCGCATTCCGGTCGCATCCTCGACACCGCTCGGGGCATTCTCATCGGACTTCGCCGGTGCCCGTCCGAAGCCGCGCTGGACGAATTGCACAGCGCGGCCCTGCGGCACAAGGTGCCGGTGTTCGCGATGGCCTGGGCGCTGGTACACCTGGCCGGCGACGGCGAGAAGACACCGAGTTTCACCGATGCGCAATCCGCGGCCCGGCACGAATGGGGCCCGCTGTTCTCCTCCGCCGCAGTGCCCTGTTGAGCGGACCCCAAGACGTTGGGACGGCCGAGCTTTCGAGGGGTAACCCGGCCGTCTCCAACTTCGCCCTGACCAATGCGGGTGCGCGCTCGGTCCGCTGACGCTAGCGCGCCCAGGCCGGCGATTCGGCCGCGGCGCGCAGCGCGGTGACGATGCGCTGTTCCTTCTCCAGGAAGCGCTCCGTCGGTGCCGGCACCGAGATCGCAACCACGTTGTCACCCACGGCGCGGCGGGCGATCGCGGCCGCCGAAATTCCCGGCGTATGTTCATCGCGGTCGAAAGCCACTCCGGTGCACCGGATCTCGGCAACCTCGGCGCGAAGCCGGTCGGCGACATCGGGATCGCCGCGGGAGATCACCGCCTCGGCCTCGGCATCGCCGAGGGCCGCGAGGGCCGCTTTTCCGTTGGCCGTCGACTCGATCGGGAACCGGACGCCGACGGCGGAGACGGCGCGCAGGCGATGCGATGATTCGATCTGGTCGACGAACCACATGCGCTGGCCCCGCAATATCGAGAGGTCGACGGTCTCCCCGTCGGTCGCGCGCGCCACCCGTTCGATGGTTGGCCGAAAGATCGCCGAGACGTGCGCGCCGTCGGAATTGCCGAAACCCAGCAACCGGTCACCCAGGGAAATCCGGCCC contains:
- a CDS encoding ANTAR domain-containing protein, which produces MTTNWVPAQTSCGPHSGRILDTARGILIGLRRCPSEAALDELHSAALRHKVPVFAMAWALVHLAGDGEKTPSFTDAQSAARHEWGPLFSSAAVPC
- a CDS encoding IclR family transcriptional regulator, translating into MPNTGGNSSPGRDEGIQVLRRAAAALDEIAAEPGRLRLVDLGERLGLAKSTARRLLVGLVEVGLASVDPQGRISLGDRLLGFGNSDGAHVSAIFRPTIERVARATDGETVDLSILRGQRMWFVDQIESSHRLRAVSAVGVRFPIESTANGKAALAALGDAEAEAVISRGDPDVADRLRAEVAEIRCTGVAFDRDEHTPGISAAAIARRAVGDNVVAISVPAPTERFLEKEQRIVTALRAAAESPAWAR